A single genomic interval of Bacillota bacterium harbors:
- the cobJ gene encoding precorrin-3B C(17)-methyltransferase: MVGIGPGDLDQLTYQARSVLEEVEVIIGYRPYLDLIAPLIVRQTLIASGMTQEVERCQQAVALARAGKSVAVVSSGDPGVYGMAGLVLELLGTDPDIPVEIVGGLTAAQAAAACLGAPLMNDFAVLSLSDRLNPWECIIKKVELAALADLVLVLYNPKSKTRVRQIDEVQQVLLRHRAPVTPVGIVRNAKRGESQVTLTNLAEFTTEPIDMFCTVIIGNSQTRVLGKWLVTPRGYAL, from the coding sequence GTGGTGGGAATCGGACCAGGGGATCTCGACCAGTTAACCTATCAGGCCCGGTCTGTCCTGGAAGAGGTGGAGGTGATTATCGGTTACCGACCTTATCTGGATCTCATCGCCCCCTTGATTGTCCGGCAGACCTTGATTGCTTCCGGCATGACCCAGGAAGTCGAACGATGCCAGCAGGCGGTCGCGCTGGCCCGGGCGGGGAAAAGTGTGGCTGTGGTCAGTAGTGGCGATCCGGGGGTGTACGGCATGGCGGGCCTGGTCCTGGAGTTGTTAGGGACCGACCCGGATATCCCAGTAGAGATTGTGGGGGGATTGACAGCCGCGCAAGCCGCTGCTGCTTGCCTCGGTGCTCCATTGATGAATGACTTTGCCGTCCTCAGTTTGAGCGACCGGTTGAATCCGTGGGAGTGCATCATAAAAAAGGTCGAACTGGCGGCGCTGGCTGACTTGGTCCTGGTGCTGTATAACCCCAAAAGTAAAACCCGGGTACGGCAGATTGATGAGGTCCAGCAGGTGCTGTTGCGGCACCGTGCCCCCGTCACCCCGGTAGGGATTGTTCGAAACGCCAAGCGGGGAGAAAGTCAGGTGACCCTGACTAATCTGGCTGAGTTCACCACCGAGCCCATTGATATGTTTTGTACGGTTATTATCGGTAATTCGCAGACACGGGTGCTGGGGAAGTGGCTGGTTACACCCCGGGGTTACGCGCTATGA
- a CDS encoding cobalamin biosynthesis protein CbiX — MKTAVVVLGHGSRAEEANQGLRDLAVMIKEMSRFELVVPAFLGHGQPNLPAVLTQLASDGAERIIVVPIFLFRGVHMSQDIPEEIAQVQAALPHVQIIFARHLGPDPRLAALACDRIWEVI, encoded by the coding sequence ATGAAGACTGCAGTGGTGGTTCTCGGTCACGGTAGCCGGGCCGAGGAGGCGAACCAGGGCCTGCGGGACCTGGCGGTGATGATCAAAGAAATGAGCCGGTTTGAGCTGGTTGTGCCGGCTTTCCTGGGCCACGGGCAACCAAATCTACCTGCGGTTCTAACGCAATTAGCGTCTGATGGGGCCGAACGGATTATTGTCGTACCGATCTTTCTTTTTCGCGGGGTGCATATGTCGCAAGACATTCCCGAGGAAATCGCTCAGGTGCAGGCAGCCCTGCCCCACGTCCAGATCATCTTCGCCAGGCACCTGGGGCCGGATCCACGCCTGGCCGCGCTGGCCTGTGACCGGATTTGGGAGGTGATCTAG
- the cobU gene encoding bifunctional adenosylcobinamide kinase/adenosylcobinamide-phosphate guanylyltransferase, with protein sequence MTVRGKLIFVTGGARSGKSRWAEELIGRLGNRVAYLATCVPRDEEMIARVKIHQQRRPAQWVTVEEPLEVARAVQRVADEVEAILIDCLTLWLTNLLLDAYPELDRADLAQIADLNLEEIENSVLGRVTELVQAAKQSSAQVVMVSNEVGLGIVPGYPLGRLYRDLLGRANQMVAAAADEVYLVVAGIPLEIKHLDARQNGEQGGRNV encoded by the coding sequence ATGACAGTGAGAGGAAAGCTGATTTTTGTGACTGGCGGCGCCCGCAGTGGGAAAAGCCGGTGGGCAGAGGAACTGATCGGCCGACTGGGCAACCGGGTGGCTTATCTGGCTACTTGTGTACCTCGAGACGAGGAAATGATCGCGCGGGTGAAGATTCACCAGCAGCGCCGGCCAGCGCAGTGGGTGACGGTGGAGGAACCGCTGGAGGTGGCTCGCGCCGTCCAGCGGGTGGCTGATGAGGTAGAGGCGATTCTGATTGATTGTCTGACTTTGTGGCTGACTAACCTCCTGCTGGATGCTTACCCCGAACTGGATCGGGCGGATCTTGCTCAGATCGCCGACCTTAACCTGGAAGAAATAGAAAATTCAGTCCTGGGCCGGGTGACTGAATTAGTCCAAGCGGCCAAACAGAGTTCAGCGCAAGTGGTTATGGTTTCTAACGAGGTTGGGCTGGGGATCGTGCCTGGCTACCCACTGGGCCGACTGTATCGCGACCTGTTGGGACGAGCTAATCAGATGGTGGCTGCCGCAGCAGACGAAGTCTATCTGGTGGTGGCTGGCATCCCGCTCGAGATCAAGCACCTGGACGCCCGGCAAAATGGTGAACAAGGAGGTCGAAACGTTTGA
- a CDS encoding cobyrinate a,c-diamide synthase: MLIPRLLIAGTHSGVGKTTLATGVMAALANQGYRVQGFKVGPDYIDPGYHALATGRAPRNLDVWLLGEDQVARQFVRGAQGADLAIVEGVMGLFDGIQATRGVGSSAHVARLLRLPVILVIDGSGQARSAAALVHGFATFDPTIDLVGVIINQTRSRAHCQGLKTAIEEEVGLPVLGTVPLDQELNLAERHLGLIPAVERGCRGEDNRAYIKHLGQMVSEHLALDQLVALAEAAPALDLGPSEELPVTPCFNVSLAVARDESFHFYYQDALETLETLGARLVEFSPLKDEVLPAGVDGLYIGGGFPEMFIVELTRNVRLMESIRRFWAMGKPIYAECGGLMYLCERIIDLNGDTHAGVGLVPAISRMTERLAGLGYREGRLLRSTVIGEPGTVVRGHEFHYSVVDYHDQSPAYQLYTATGEKRSVEGYAKGHLLASYLHLNFAGNPQLADNFLRWCAAGPAGT, translated from the coding sequence ATGCTGATCCCGCGCCTACTCATCGCTGGCACCCACAGCGGGGTCGGCAAAACCACCTTAGCCACGGGAGTCATGGCTGCCCTGGCGAACCAGGGTTACCGCGTGCAAGGCTTTAAAGTTGGTCCCGATTACATTGATCCTGGCTATCATGCCCTGGCGACCGGTCGGGCGCCACGGAACCTGGACGTGTGGTTGCTGGGGGAAGACCAGGTGGCCCGGCAGTTTGTGCGGGGGGCCCAGGGAGCAGACCTGGCCATTGTCGAAGGGGTAATGGGTCTTTTTGATGGTATCCAGGCGACCCGCGGGGTGGGCAGTTCCGCTCATGTGGCCCGACTGCTCAGGCTCCCGGTGATTCTGGTTATTGATGGCAGCGGCCAGGCCCGCAGCGCGGCCGCCCTGGTGCACGGATTTGCCACTTTTGACCCCACGATTGATCTGGTCGGGGTGATTATCAACCAGACAAGGAGTCGAGCTCATTGTCAGGGGTTAAAGACCGCCATTGAAGAGGAAGTCGGGCTCCCGGTCCTGGGGACAGTGCCGTTGGATCAGGAGCTTAACCTGGCTGAGCGACACCTCGGGTTGATTCCCGCGGTAGAGCGCGGCTGCCGCGGGGAGGATAACCGCGCGTATATCAAGCATTTAGGGCAAATGGTAAGCGAACACCTCGCGCTGGACCAACTGGTTGCCCTGGCGGAAGCAGCACCCGCGCTTGACTTAGGGCCGAGTGAGGAACTACCAGTAACGCCGTGCTTTAATGTCTCGCTAGCGGTGGCCAGAGATGAATCCTTCCATTTTTATTACCAGGATGCCCTGGAGACCCTGGAAACTCTGGGGGCCCGCCTGGTTGAGTTCAGTCCCTTAAAGGATGAGGTGCTGCCGGCCGGGGTTGATGGTTTGTATATCGGTGGTGGTTTCCCAGAAATGTTTATCGTTGAACTGACACGAAATGTTCGCTTAATGGAGAGCATCCGGCGGTTTTGGGCGATGGGAAAACCGATTTATGCTGAATGTGGTGGTCTAATGTATTTGTGCGAGCGGATCATCGACCTGAACGGAGACACCCATGCCGGGGTAGGCCTGGTGCCGGCCATAAGCCGCATGACCGAGCGACTGGCTGGTCTGGGGTACCGGGAAGGCCGGCTGCTTCGGTCGACGGTCATTGGGGAGCCTGGCACGGTGGTTCGCGGCCACGAGTTTCATTACTCGGTGGTAGATTATCATGACCAGTCACCCGCGTATCAACTATACACCGCCACCGGGGAAAAACGGAGCGTGGAAGGTTACGCGAAAGGCCACCTGTTGGCTTCATACCTGCATCTTAATTTTGCCGGTAATCCTCAGCTGGCGGATAATTTTCTTCGGTGGTGTGCGGCGGGTCCGGCGGGAACATAG
- a CDS encoding precorrin-8X methylmutase has product MAHFYTNPQEIEQRSMQIIDELLGERGWSKAEAALIKRVVHTTGDPSLAEAVVWHPQALTVGVAAIRQGVVVITDVEMVRAGINQRRLSDWGGRVECFIQEKEVTRRAQELGQTRAMLAMRLHQELLWGNVVVIGNAPTALVEVLRLSRETGKRPALIIGTPVGFVGAAEAKEILCSQEIPFITLIGTRGGSNIAASIVNALIALAGEEDGLC; this is encoded by the coding sequence TTGGCTCATTTTTACACCAATCCACAGGAAATAGAACAGCGCAGCATGCAGATCATTGATGAGCTGCTGGGGGAGCGGGGCTGGTCGAAGGCCGAGGCGGCGCTGATTAAAAGGGTGGTCCATACCACCGGTGACCCGAGCCTGGCGGAAGCGGTTGTGTGGCATCCCCAGGCGCTGACCGTCGGGGTAGCAGCCATCCGCCAGGGGGTGGTGGTGATTACGGACGTGGAAATGGTCAGAGCCGGGATCAACCAGCGCCGTTTAAGCGATTGGGGCGGCCGGGTGGAGTGCTTCATCCAGGAAAAAGAGGTCACGCGCAGGGCCCAGGAACTGGGACAAACCCGGGCGATGCTGGCCATGCGTCTCCACCAGGAGCTGTTGTGGGGCAATGTGGTGGTCATTGGCAACGCGCCTACCGCCCTGGTCGAAGTTCTGCGCCTGTCTCGGGAAACAGGAAAGAGACCGGCCCTGATCATTGGGACGCCGGTGGGCTTCGTTGGCGCGGCGGAGGCCAAGGAAATTTTATGCAGCCAGGAGATCCCCTTTATTACCCTCATAGGCACGCGGGGTGGCAGCAATATCGCGGCCTCGATAGTGAATGCCCTGATTGCTCTGGCCGGAGAGGAAGACGGCTTATGCTGA
- the cobK gene encoding precorrin-6A reductase, translating into MILVIAGTLEGREVATCLSQAGYAVLATTTTEYGAKLIGPGDFLEVRAEGLTPEGLTELVQERGIRLVVDASHPFATAVSHLAVEVCRQLGIGYLRLERPSSCLPAHPLIYRVCSWTAAVELAGQLGDTIFLTIGTRHLADFMTGTRAGKRLVVRVLPNAEAIRTCAELGIPGSDIIAMQGPFSRELNRAIFQAYGADVIVTKESGDAGGVESKVSAALDLGLPVVVVNRPALNYPHVVYSVPAVLEWLRRSEQDEDCSGGSRSR; encoded by the coding sequence ATGATCCTGGTCATCGCTGGGACGCTTGAGGGACGGGAGGTGGCCACCTGTCTCAGCCAGGCGGGATACGCGGTGCTGGCCACGACGACCACTGAGTATGGCGCAAAATTGATTGGCCCCGGTGACTTTCTGGAGGTCAGGGCGGAGGGCTTGACCCCTGAAGGATTGACGGAATTGGTTCAGGAACGGGGGATCAGGTTGGTCGTCGATGCCAGTCACCCCTTCGCGACGGCGGTTTCCCATTTAGCTGTGGAGGTCTGCCGCCAGCTGGGGATTGGTTACCTGCGCCTGGAGCGGCCGTCGTCTTGTTTGCCGGCGCATCCACTAATTTATCGAGTGTGTTCGTGGACAGCGGCGGTGGAACTGGCCGGCCAGTTGGGCGACACCATCTTTTTAACGATCGGTACCCGGCACCTGGCTGACTTTATGACCGGTACTCGCGCCGGTAAACGCCTGGTTGTGCGTGTTTTGCCCAATGCCGAAGCCATCCGGACCTGCGCGGAACTGGGCATTCCCGGTTCAGATATTATCGCCATGCAGGGGCCGTTTAGCCGGGAATTAAATCGGGCCATCTTTCAAGCTTACGGGGCCGACGTCATCGTGACCAAGGAGAGTGGCGACGCGGGTGGCGTGGAGAGCAAAGTAAGCGCGGCTCTAGATTTAGGGCTCCCTGTTGTTGTTGTCAACCGACCGGCCCTGAATTACCCTCACGTGGTCTATTCAGTGCCGGCGGTTTTAGAATGGTTAAGGAGAAGTGAACAGGATGAAGACTGCAGTGGTGGTTCTCGGTCACGGTAG
- a CDS encoding cobyric acid synthase, with protein sequence MIQGTSSHVGKSVVCTALCRIFKQDGYRVTPFKSQNMALNSYVTPEGGEIGRAQGVQAEAAGVPASVLMNPILLKPKADQVAQVVVLGRPVADMSAQNYRHEYLPQAITIVKHALEELSRQYQVVVIEGAGSPAEVNLKDQDIANMKVAELADAPVLLVADIDRGGVFASLVGTMELLTSTERDRVAGFIINKFRGDLSLLKPGLDWLEQRTGKPVLGVIPYTRVEIEEEDSVALEELAAGRQRGRVDQPGREEGNIDIAVIMLPRISNFTDFDPLFREPQTRVRYVQRRDELGEPDVIILPGTKNTALDLLYLRESGLAEAIVTRAETGGMVVGICGGYQMLGKWLHDPELVESDHAKLPGLGLLDVETVFAREKVTHQVKARVVSGLSGWSALAGQRLTGYEIHMGKTTLGPMAQNLCLIEERSGKTVHETDGSVGLDGRVMGTYIHGLFDQPEFRRRWLNTLRMRKGWTPVEGEVDLDYRQLKEDRYDRLAAFFREHLDLKRIYDLLGL encoded by the coding sequence ATGATCCAGGGGACCTCATCCCATGTAGGTAAAAGCGTTGTCTGTACGGCCCTGTGCCGAATTTTTAAACAGGACGGGTACCGGGTCACCCCGTTTAAATCGCAAAACATGGCTCTGAATTCGTATGTTACCCCTGAAGGGGGAGAGATCGGTCGGGCGCAGGGAGTCCAGGCGGAAGCGGCCGGCGTTCCTGCCAGCGTCCTCATGAATCCCATCTTACTCAAACCCAAAGCTGATCAGGTGGCTCAGGTGGTGGTGCTCGGGCGGCCAGTGGCAGATATGAGTGCCCAGAACTACCGGCATGAATACCTTCCCCAAGCGATCACAATCGTGAAGCACGCTCTGGAAGAACTCAGTCGCCAGTACCAGGTGGTTGTCATCGAAGGGGCCGGCAGTCCGGCTGAGGTCAATCTCAAGGACCAGGATATCGCCAATATGAAGGTGGCTGAATTAGCAGATGCACCTGTGCTCCTGGTAGCGGATATTGACCGGGGCGGAGTGTTTGCCTCTCTGGTAGGGACCATGGAACTGCTGACGTCAACCGAACGTGACCGGGTGGCTGGTTTCATTATTAACAAGTTTCGCGGTGATTTAAGTCTACTCAAACCAGGGCTGGACTGGCTGGAACAGCGGACGGGAAAACCGGTTCTGGGGGTAATTCCTTACACCCGCGTGGAAATTGAAGAAGAAGATTCGGTCGCCCTGGAAGAACTGGCTGCGGGGCGACAGCGCGGTAGGGTTGACCAGCCGGGGCGAGAAGAGGGAAATATCGACATTGCAGTGATTATGCTACCCCGGATTTCTAATTTCACTGACTTTGACCCTCTTTTTCGGGAACCGCAAACCAGGGTACGGTACGTCCAGCGTCGAGATGAACTGGGCGAACCCGATGTAATCATTCTTCCCGGCACGAAGAATACCGCCCTTGACCTGCTCTACCTCAGGGAGAGCGGCCTGGCTGAGGCAATTGTGACCAGAGCGGAAACCGGGGGTATGGTGGTTGGCATCTGCGGCGGGTATCAGATGCTAGGCAAATGGTTACATGACCCTGAGCTGGTGGAATCGGACCACGCCAAACTGCCTGGTCTAGGTTTGCTGGATGTTGAAACCGTCTTTGCCCGGGAAAAGGTCACCCATCAGGTCAAGGCGCGAGTAGTGAGTGGGCTAAGCGGCTGGTCCGCATTGGCTGGCCAGCGGCTGACGGGTTACGAAATCCATATGGGCAAAACAACTTTGGGCCCCATGGCGCAAAACCTGTGTCTCATTGAGGAACGCTCAGGGAAAACGGTGCACGAAACGGATGGGTCAGTGGGCCTGGATGGTCGCGTGATGGGAACGTATATCCACGGGCTGTTTGACCAACCCGAGTTTCGGCGGCGATGGTTAAACACGTTGCGGATGCGCAAAGGGTGGACGCCGGTGGAGGGCGAGGTTGATTTAGATTATCGTCAGCTCAAGGAAGACCGTTACGATCGGCTGGCGGCATTTTTTCGAGAACACCTCGACCTGAAGCGAATCTATGACTTGCTCGGTTTGTAG